Proteins encoded in a region of the Ornithodoros turicata isolate Travis chromosome 3, ASM3712646v1, whole genome shotgun sequence genome:
- the LOC135390015 gene encoding uncharacterized protein LOC135390015 isoform X1, protein MSDTMSTTTLIQGLPMKFPNISKYFLLVFNCAGMLLAGTSAFLGLFTYSERFTTPTKDAMFGDTLLGHIVVNFELGLLVVGVLLFVMFALGYVAAVHVDAKLLWIHTACMASLAAVAFVLSLTVALVPFIASPILHSCGVSQRKVDRQTARRQQNETALDSLRSRARERSLMHTTSCPLSWVVKIVVPGTHYSNRQMENDVAAGGLTLGRCRFMSADVLHYYGTSSDWDNLLNAVQTKLECCGIGPAGYRDWGNNARFLCSVNNPSVTRCAVPASCCRKEMERVHDSCGKGAQNATDDWINMHVYKRGCMSALVDVIRDRVLVIGCLCILVTLAFSIVATTARAMSKLEERKAAMGEQEGNQDSMDSRSVRSLKTGEKQVAGSVYDSQHFPRTMLRGKQDSADVFPLATDDFDDQGCTSWNDYYEQEMPVYYIPIGKLLQTEPNQGYAQRRVNFDPELVKGQPETSTGPVVHYDAMPNDPCRNILP, encoded by the exons ATGAGCGACACGATGAGCACGACCACATTGATCCAAGGACTTCCCATGAAGTTTCCCAATATCTCGAAATATTTCCTGCTGGTTTTTAACTGCGCTGGAATGCTGTTAGCAGGAACTTCAGCTTTCCTCGGCCTCTTCACCTACTCGGAGCGGTTCACAACACCTACCAAG GATGCCATGTTCGGCGATACACTCCTTGGCCATATTGTGGTGAACTTCGAGCTTGGTTTGCTGGTGGTGGGGGTTTTGCTCTTCGTCATGTTCGCCCTGGGTTACGTGGCAGCAGTGCACGTGGATGCAAAACTCCTGTGGATCCACACGGCGTGTATGGCTTCGCTCGCGGCCGTAGCTTTCGTGCTGTCGCTGACGGTTGCGTTGGTACCTTTCATTGCGAGCCCAATCTTACACAG TTGTGGCGTGTCGCAGAGAAAAGTAGACAGGCAGACAGCAAGGAGGCAACAGAATGAGACTGCACTCGACTCGCTAAGAAGTCGAGCCCGTGAGCGCAGTCTCATGCACACTACATCATGCCCCTTATCGTGGGTTGTCAAAATTGTGGTTCCGGGTACTCACTATAGTAATAGACAAATGGAAAACGATGTGGCGGCCGGTGGCCTCACGttgggacggtgccg GTTCATGAGTGCCGATGTGCTGCACTATTACGGCACAAGTTCGGACTGGGACAACCTGTTGAACGCCGTCCAGACCAAACTAGAGTGCTGCGGCATTGGTCCTGCAGGTTACCGGGACTGGGGAAACAACGCACGCTTCCTATGCTCAGTCAACAATCCAAGTGTGACGCGATGTGCCGTACCGGCTTCGTGCTGTCGGAAGGAGATGGAAAG GGTTCACGATTCCTGTGGCAAGGGCGCACAGAATGCGACGGATGACTGGATAAATATGCACGTCTACAAACGAGGCTGCATGTCTGCATTAGTTGACGTCATCCGGGATCGTGTGCTGGTCATTGGATGCCTGTGTATCCTTGTTACGCTTGCGTTCAGCATTGTGGCCACGACAGCCAGAGCTATGAGCAAACTAGAGGAACGGAAAGCAGCCATGGGAGAACAAGAG GGTAACCAAGACTCCATGGACAGCAGAAGCGTTCGCTCCTTGAAGACAGGAGAGAAGCAAGTTGCTGGGAGTGTTTACGATTCTCAACATTTTCCGCGTACCATGCTACGTGGCAAGCAGGACAGCGCCGATGTGTTCCCACTCGCCACTGATGACTTCGACGACCAAGGGTGTACTTCTTGGAACGATTACTACGAACAAGAAATGCCCGTCTACTATATTCCCATAGGAAAACTGTTGCAGACAGAACCAAACCAGGGATACGCACAGAGGCGGGTAAATTTCGACCCTGAGCTGGTGAAGGGGCAGCCAGAAACATCCACGGGGCCGGTCGTACACTACGATGCGATGCCCAACGACCCCTGTAGGAATATTTTGCCTTAG
- the LOC135390015 gene encoding tetraspanin-33-like isoform X2, producing the protein MSDTMSTTTLIQGLPMKFPNISKYFLLVFNCAGMLLAGTSAFLGLFTYSERFTTPTKDAMFGDTLLGHIVVNFELGLLVVGVLLFVMFALGYVAAVHVDAKLLWIHTACMASLAAVAFVLSLTVALVPFIASPILHRFMSADVLHYYGTSSDWDNLLNAVQTKLECCGIGPAGYRDWGNNARFLCSVNNPSVTRCAVPASCCRKEMERVHDSCGKGAQNATDDWINMHVYKRGCMSALVDVIRDRVLVIGCLCILVTLAFSIVATTARAMSKLEERKAAMGEQEGNQDSMDSRSVRSLKTGEKQVAGSVYDSQHFPRTMLRGKQDSADVFPLATDDFDDQGCTSWNDYYEQEMPVYYIPIGKLLQTEPNQGYAQRRVNFDPELVKGQPETSTGPVVHYDAMPNDPCRNILP; encoded by the exons ATGAGCGACACGATGAGCACGACCACATTGATCCAAGGACTTCCCATGAAGTTTCCCAATATCTCGAAATATTTCCTGCTGGTTTTTAACTGCGCTGGAATGCTGTTAGCAGGAACTTCAGCTTTCCTCGGCCTCTTCACCTACTCGGAGCGGTTCACAACACCTACCAAG GATGCCATGTTCGGCGATACACTCCTTGGCCATATTGTGGTGAACTTCGAGCTTGGTTTGCTGGTGGTGGGGGTTTTGCTCTTCGTCATGTTCGCCCTGGGTTACGTGGCAGCAGTGCACGTGGATGCAAAACTCCTGTGGATCCACACGGCGTGTATGGCTTCGCTCGCGGCCGTAGCTTTCGTGCTGTCGCTGACGGTTGCGTTGGTACCTTTCATTGCGAGCCCAATCTTACACAG GTTCATGAGTGCCGATGTGCTGCACTATTACGGCACAAGTTCGGACTGGGACAACCTGTTGAACGCCGTCCAGACCAAACTAGAGTGCTGCGGCATTGGTCCTGCAGGTTACCGGGACTGGGGAAACAACGCACGCTTCCTATGCTCAGTCAACAATCCAAGTGTGACGCGATGTGCCGTACCGGCTTCGTGCTGTCGGAAGGAGATGGAAAG GGTTCACGATTCCTGTGGCAAGGGCGCACAGAATGCGACGGATGACTGGATAAATATGCACGTCTACAAACGAGGCTGCATGTCTGCATTAGTTGACGTCATCCGGGATCGTGTGCTGGTCATTGGATGCCTGTGTATCCTTGTTACGCTTGCGTTCAGCATTGTGGCCACGACAGCCAGAGCTATGAGCAAACTAGAGGAACGGAAAGCAGCCATGGGAGAACAAGAG GGTAACCAAGACTCCATGGACAGCAGAAGCGTTCGCTCCTTGAAGACAGGAGAGAAGCAAGTTGCTGGGAGTGTTTACGATTCTCAACATTTTCCGCGTACCATGCTACGTGGCAAGCAGGACAGCGCCGATGTGTTCCCACTCGCCACTGATGACTTCGACGACCAAGGGTGTACTTCTTGGAACGATTACTACGAACAAGAAATGCCCGTCTACTATATTCCCATAGGAAAACTGTTGCAGACAGAACCAAACCAGGGATACGCACAGAGGCGGGTAAATTTCGACCCTGAGCTGGTGAAGGGGCAGCCAGAAACATCCACGGGGCCGGTCGTACACTACGATGCGATGCCCAACGACCCCTGTAGGAATATTTTGCCTTAG